Proteins encoded by one window of Microbacterium testaceum:
- a CDS encoding ATP-binding cassette domain-containing protein, translating to MPRTLDTDVALRADDLSLARSGVRVIDGITFTLPAARTMIVQGATGSGKTSLVSLLAGHPDDGLAVVGGDARVHGISARRPGRSRREWVFHTGYLPQGAGAALPSRLTVQDVIAEPITSRDRKVNSRALAVRVATLLDEMELPLGTAPKYPYELSAGMRQRVALARALVLEPRLFVADDLYANLDLEVRAAARASITRRRDERGMASLIVTNDAEAPKDLDADVLVLHAGHTVGLSHGDQAVQWTPDGTPERRISAG from the coding sequence ATGCCCCGGACCCTCGACACCGACGTCGCCCTTCGAGCCGACGACCTGTCTCTGGCGCGTAGCGGCGTGCGCGTGATCGACGGGATCACCTTCACCCTGCCCGCCGCGCGCACGATGATCGTGCAGGGAGCGACGGGATCGGGCAAGACCTCGCTCGTCTCGCTCCTCGCGGGCCACCCCGACGACGGGCTGGCGGTCGTCGGGGGAGACGCGCGCGTGCACGGCATCTCGGCCCGCAGACCCGGACGCTCCCGCCGCGAGTGGGTCTTCCACACCGGCTACCTGCCGCAGGGGGCCGGAGCCGCGCTTCCCTCGCGCCTGACCGTGCAGGACGTGATCGCCGAGCCCATCACGAGCCGCGACCGCAAGGTCAACTCGCGGGCTCTCGCGGTGCGCGTGGCCACGCTGCTGGACGAGATGGAACTGCCGCTCGGCACCGCGCCGAAGTATCCCTACGAGCTCAGCGCCGGCATGCGTCAGCGCGTCGCTCTCGCTCGCGCCCTCGTGCTCGAGCCGCGTCTGTTCGTCGCCGACGACCTGTACGCCAACCTCGACCTCGAGGTGCGCGCCGCGGCTCGCGCGTCGATCACGCGGCGTCGCGACGAGCGCGGCATGGCATCGCTCATCGTGACGAACGACGCAGAAGCGCCGAAAGACCTGGATGCCGATGTCCTGGTGCTGCACGCCGGTCATACCGTCGGACTCAGTCATGGCGACCAGGCCGTGCAGTGGACACCCGACGGCACGCCCGAGAGGCGGATTTCGGCCGGTTGA
- the dnaG gene encoding DNA primase, translating into MPRIRQSDVDEVKARVNIADVVGERVALKSAGVGSMKGLCPFHDERSPSFHVRPQVGYYHCFGCGESGDVYSFLRAMDHVSFTEAVERMAARVGFTLHYEDGGPAPETTGRSRLYAANAAAAEYFRAQLMTPEADTGRRFLGDRGFDAGAAAHFGVGYAPKGWSHLMDHLLAQKFTRDELLQAGLVSQGQRGVYDRFRGRLVWPIRDVTGQVIGFGARKLYDDDQGPKYLNTPETPIYKKAQVLYGLDLAKRDISRSHRVVVVEGYTDVMACHLAGITTAIASCGTAFGSDHITVLRRVMGDDSSSGEVVFTFDPDAAGQKAALRAFADEKRFAAQTYVAVAPEGLDPCDLRLQRGDGAVRALMENKAPMFEFVIDQRLKDFDLSSVEGRAGALRAAAPIVADIRDPALRPGYVRVLARRLGLDMPEVQSAVERAARGADRAEKRETRKDSEPAPIAISVTMASLPNNRDVALERGAMMAFLQYGHRIEPDVFLRALQTPFSYPALEAVRSALASTDLSQPGWAVAAVEAVREPFRSLAAELLTAEFPARTEEGAVASANDLARGLLVRELEREKNELLRGIQRVPADSDEGKRLRFRLRELDADRQRLVAT; encoded by the coding sequence ATGCCCCGCATCCGCCAGTCCGACGTCGACGAGGTCAAGGCGCGGGTCAACATCGCTGATGTCGTCGGTGAGCGCGTCGCGCTGAAATCGGCGGGCGTCGGGTCGATGAAGGGCCTGTGCCCCTTCCACGACGAGCGGAGCCCCAGCTTTCACGTGCGCCCACAGGTCGGGTACTACCACTGCTTCGGCTGCGGCGAATCGGGCGACGTGTACTCGTTCCTGCGCGCCATGGACCACGTCTCGTTCACCGAGGCCGTCGAACGCATGGCCGCGCGCGTCGGCTTCACGCTGCACTACGAAGACGGCGGGCCCGCGCCCGAAACGACCGGCCGCTCGCGCCTGTACGCCGCGAACGCCGCGGCGGCGGAGTACTTCCGCGCGCAGCTCATGACGCCCGAGGCTGACACCGGCCGCCGCTTCCTCGGCGATCGCGGGTTCGACGCGGGCGCGGCCGCTCACTTCGGCGTCGGCTACGCCCCGAAGGGCTGGTCGCACCTCATGGACCACCTGCTCGCGCAGAAGTTCACCCGCGACGAGCTGCTGCAGGCGGGGCTCGTCTCGCAGGGGCAGCGTGGCGTCTACGACCGCTTCCGCGGGCGGCTCGTCTGGCCCATCCGCGACGTCACGGGGCAGGTGATCGGTTTCGGCGCGCGAAAGCTCTACGACGATGACCAGGGCCCCAAGTACCTGAACACCCCCGAGACGCCGATCTACAAGAAGGCGCAGGTGCTCTACGGCCTCGACCTCGCCAAGCGCGACATCTCGCGTTCGCACCGGGTCGTCGTGGTCGAGGGCTACACCGACGTCATGGCGTGCCATCTCGCGGGCATCACCACCGCGATCGCGTCGTGCGGTACCGCCTTCGGCAGCGACCACATCACGGTTCTTCGCCGGGTGATGGGCGATGACAGCTCGTCGGGCGAGGTCGTCTTCACCTTCGATCCGGATGCCGCGGGGCAGAAGGCGGCGCTGCGCGCCTTCGCCGATGAGAAGCGCTTCGCCGCGCAGACGTACGTCGCCGTCGCCCCCGAGGGCCTCGATCCGTGCGACCTGCGCCTGCAACGCGGCGACGGAGCCGTGCGCGCGTTGATGGAGAACAAGGCGCCCATGTTCGAGTTCGTCATCGATCAGCGCCTCAAGGACTTCGACCTCTCCAGCGTCGAGGGTCGGGCCGGCGCCCTGCGCGCGGCGGCGCCCATCGTGGCCGACATCCGCGACCCCGCGCTCCGCCCGGGGTACGTCCGCGTGCTCGCGCGCCGCCTCGGTCTCGACATGCCCGAGGTGCAGTCGGCCGTCGAGCGCGCGGCCCGCGGCGCCGACCGCGCCGAGAAGCGCGAGACGCGCAAAGACAGTGAACCCGCACCGATCGCGATCTCGGTCACGATGGCATCGCTCCCGAACAATCGCGATGTCGCCCTCGAACGCGGCGCGATGATGGCGTTCCTCCAGTACGGCCACCGCATCGAGCCGGACGTGTTCCTGCGGGCGCTGCAGACGCCGTTCAGCTATCCCGCGCTCGAGGCCGTTCGCAGTGCCCTGGCATCCACCGATCTGTCCCAACCCGGCTGGGCCGTCGCCGCGGTCGAGGCCGTCCGCGAGCCCTTCCGGTCGCTCGCGGCGGAGTTGCTGACCGCCGAGTTCCCGGCGCGCACCGAAGAGGGAGCTGTCGCCTCGGCGAACGACCTCGCGCGGGGCCTGCTCGTGCGCGAGCTCGAGCGCGAGAAGAACGAATTGCTCCGCGGCATCCAGCGGGTTCCTGCCGATTCCGATGAGGGCAAGAGACTGCGCTTCCGCCTGCGCGAGCTGGACGCCGATCGTCAGCGACTCGTCGCGACCTGA
- the dusB gene encoding tRNA dihydrouridine synthase DusB — protein MAPTRSLRIGNIELDAPVVLAPMAGITNTAFRRLCREYGAGLYVSEMITTRALVERNETTMRLIQHHESETPRSIQLYGVDPATVEAAVQMIVAEDHADHIDLNFGCPVPKVTRRGGGAALPWKTSLFREIVERAVKAAGDKPLTIKMRKGIDADHLTYLEAGRIAEGAGVASIALHARTASEFYSGQADWAAITKLKETVTSVPVLGNGDIWSADDAVRMMDETGCDGVVVGRGCLGRPWLFGDLARALGGPGAAHGEPVDATLGFVAKAFRRHAELLVEFFEDEGRGCRDIRKHVAWYFKGYPVGGELRASLATASTLDEIDELLATMELDAPYPGAAAEGQRGRAGTPKRPALPDGWLDSREIGHDAGRALSDAELHHSGG, from the coding sequence ATGGCACCGACGCGGTCCCTCCGCATCGGCAACATCGAACTCGACGCTCCCGTCGTGCTCGCCCCGATGGCCGGCATCACGAACACGGCGTTCCGTCGCCTGTGTCGCGAGTACGGTGCCGGGCTCTACGTGAGCGAGATGATCACGACCCGCGCGCTGGTCGAGCGCAACGAAACGACGATGCGACTCATCCAGCATCACGAGTCCGAGACCCCCCGCTCGATCCAGCTCTACGGCGTCGACCCGGCCACCGTCGAGGCCGCGGTGCAGATGATCGTCGCCGAAGACCACGCCGACCACATCGACCTCAACTTCGGCTGCCCCGTGCCCAAGGTCACGCGACGCGGCGGGGGAGCGGCCCTGCCGTGGAAGACCTCGCTGTTCCGCGAGATCGTCGAACGCGCCGTCAAGGCCGCGGGCGACAAGCCGCTGACCATCAAGATGCGCAAGGGCATCGACGCCGACCACCTCACCTACCTCGAGGCCGGGCGCATCGCCGAGGGCGCGGGCGTCGCCTCGATCGCGCTGCACGCCCGCACGGCATCCGAGTTCTACTCCGGCCAGGCCGACTGGGCCGCGATCACGAAGCTCAAAGAGACGGTCACGAGCGTTCCCGTCCTCGGCAACGGCGACATCTGGTCGGCTGACGACGCCGTGCGCATGATGGACGAGACCGGCTGCGACGGCGTCGTCGTCGGCCGCGGCTGCCTCGGCCGCCCGTGGCTGTTCGGCGACCTGGCACGCGCGCTGGGGGGACCGGGAGCCGCGCACGGCGAGCCCGTCGACGCCACGCTCGGTTTCGTCGCGAAAGCCTTCCGCCGCCACGCCGAGCTGCTCGTGGAGTTCTTCGAAGACGAGGGGCGCGGATGCCGTGACATCCGCAAGCACGTCGCCTGGTACTTCAAGGGCTACCCCGTCGGCGGCGAGCTGCGCGCGAGCCTCGCGACCGCGTCGACCCTCGACGAGATCGACGAGCTGCTGGCCACGATGGAACTCGACGCCCCGTACCCGGGTGCCGCGGCCGAGGGGCAGCGCGGTCGCGCGGGCACGCCCAAGCGCCCGGCCCTTCCCGACGGCTGGCTCGACTCCCGCGAGATCGGTCACGATGCCGGTCGCGCCCTCTCCGACGCGGAGTTGCACCACAGTGGCGGTTGA
- a CDS encoding serine/threonine-protein kinase — protein MSLSSDHAMPHAGDILGGRYILRERIGAGGMGRVFRARDEVLARDVAIKIFYADAADEPEPVRRMSEARALAALAHPSLVTLYDARLTGDDHVYLVMELVDGPSLQRRIEQGPLAPAEVAGIVADLAGALTVVHDAGIVHRDVKPSNVLLRPVRGGVRSHEAVLADFGVARLIGATRLTTPGTVIGTAAYLAPEQVRGEAPRAASDVYALGLLAIEALTRLHPFGGGTLQETLLARLARQPEIPGSYGFEWQSLLTSMTAFDPDERPTAANVVERAEALALETGATPAAAPAASWAMPTALMTAPVTPPAARAEPVAPVGAAAVPRTLPRSRAETTAPVSAAASVGAGSVPSTSARDPRSRRRRVLWAGAAAGAALVIGGHVMAFSLGAGSDMATDRASTPAPSSTPGPVVAEDVPSSVEPVSNTDAETPPPAKDPGSSQPTQPSPAPPVIEAPGGGVSQPGQGSPGSGGSAVVEPAPNTPEPGGDSAVPTPSTSPSPGASTGTAPGAGSPGNGNGSGKGNGNGKGNGANNGKGPGAGQIADVPAN, from the coding sequence ATGAGCCTCTCGTCCGACCACGCGATGCCCCACGCGGGCGACATCCTCGGCGGCCGTTACATCTTGCGCGAGCGGATCGGCGCCGGCGGGATGGGGCGCGTCTTCCGCGCGCGCGACGAGGTGCTCGCGCGCGACGTGGCCATCAAGATCTTCTACGCCGACGCCGCCGACGAACCCGAACCCGTTCGCCGGATGTCGGAGGCGCGAGCCCTCGCGGCCCTCGCGCACCCCTCGCTCGTCACCCTGTACGACGCTCGCCTCACTGGCGACGATCACGTGTACCTCGTGATGGAGCTCGTCGACGGCCCGTCGCTGCAGCGGCGCATCGAGCAGGGCCCTCTCGCACCCGCCGAGGTCGCGGGGATCGTCGCCGACCTGGCGGGGGCGCTCACCGTGGTCCACGACGCGGGGATCGTGCACCGGGACGTGAAGCCGTCCAACGTGCTCCTGCGGCCCGTGCGAGGCGGGGTGCGTTCGCACGAGGCCGTGCTCGCGGACTTCGGCGTCGCCCGTCTGATCGGGGCGACACGCCTGACCACCCCCGGAACCGTCATCGGGACGGCCGCCTATCTCGCCCCGGAGCAGGTGCGCGGGGAGGCGCCCCGTGCCGCGTCGGACGTCTACGCACTCGGGCTCCTCGCCATCGAGGCGCTCACGCGCTTGCACCCCTTCGGCGGAGGAACGCTACAGGAGACGCTGTTGGCTCGCCTCGCTCGTCAGCCCGAGATCCCGGGATCGTACGGCTTCGAGTGGCAGTCCCTGCTGACGTCCATGACCGCTTTCGATCCCGACGAACGGCCCACAGCGGCGAACGTCGTCGAGCGCGCCGAGGCCCTGGCCCTCGAGACGGGTGCGACCCCGGCGGCTGCGCCGGCGGCGTCATGGGCGATGCCGACCGCGTTGATGACCGCCCCCGTCACTCCGCCTGCCGCGCGCGCCGAGCCGGTGGCGCCGGTGGGCGCGGCTGCGGTGCCGAGGACTCTCCCGCGCTCCCGTGCTGAGACGACCGCACCGGTGTCGGCCGCCGCGTCGGTGGGAGCCGGCAGTGTCCCCTCGACATCGGCGCGCGACCCGCGTTCGCGGCGACGCCGCGTGCTGTGGGCCGGAGCCGCCGCCGGCGCTGCCCTCGTCATCGGCGGGCACGTCATGGCCTTCTCGCTCGGCGCCGGGTCCGACATGGCCACGGACCGCGCCTCGACCCCGGCTCCCTCGTCGACGCCGGGCCCCGTCGTGGCCGAGGACGTCCCCTCATCCGTCGAGCCGGTGTCGAACACGGATGCCGAGACCCCGCCGCCGGCGAAAGACCCCGGCAGCTCGCAGCCCACGCAGCCCTCCCCCGCCCCGCCCGTCATCGAGGCGCCGGGTGGCGGGGTCTCGCAGCCCGGTCAGGGCTCGCCCGGCTCCGGTGGCTCCGCCGTCGTCGAGCCGGCGCCCAACACCCCTGAACCGGGCGGCGACAGCGCGGTCCCGACGCCGAGCACCTCCCCCTCCCCCGGAGCGAGCACCGGCACGGCGCCGGGTGCGGGCTCGCCGGGCAACGGGAACGGCAGCGGCAAGGGGAACGGCAACGGCAAGGGGAACGGCGCGAACAACGGCAAGGGGCCGGGCGCAGGGCAGATCGCAGACGTCCCGGCGAACTAG
- a CDS encoding isoprenyl transferase, whose protein sequence is MTPKPFTHRDAVPYRPLDWTGEYPPAFPKGAVPEHVAIVMDGNGRWANRQGLTRVEGHRAGEAALLDVVAGAIQAGVKHLSVYAFSTENWSRSPDEVRFLMGFNREVLHRRRDQLNEWGVRIRWSGRKPRLWGSVIKELQHAERLTEGNSTLTLTMCVNYGGRVEIVDAVRRIGDDIASGKLKPSAVTEKLIRKNLYQPDMPDVDLFVRSSGEQRTSNFLLWESAYAEMVFLDTLWPDFRRTHLWEAIEHYQSRDRRFGGAVDKPTA, encoded by the coding sequence ATGACACCCAAGCCGTTCACGCACCGCGACGCCGTGCCGTACCGCCCCCTCGACTGGACGGGCGAGTACCCGCCGGCCTTCCCGAAGGGCGCGGTTCCCGAGCACGTCGCGATCGTGATGGACGGCAACGGCCGCTGGGCCAACCGGCAGGGCCTGACCCGCGTCGAGGGCCACCGCGCGGGTGAGGCGGCCCTGCTCGACGTCGTGGCGGGTGCCATTCAGGCGGGCGTGAAGCACCTGTCGGTCTACGCCTTCTCGACCGAGAACTGGTCGCGCTCACCCGACGAGGTGCGCTTCCTCATGGGATTCAACCGCGAGGTGCTGCACCGCCGCCGCGATCAGCTCAACGAGTGGGGCGTGCGCATCCGCTGGTCGGGTCGCAAGCCGCGCCTGTGGGGCTCGGTCATCAAAGAGCTGCAGCACGCGGAGCGCCTGACCGAGGGCAACTCCACACTGACCCTGACGATGTGCGTCAACTACGGCGGCCGAGTCGAAATCGTGGATGCCGTGCGCCGCATCGGCGACGACATCGCGTCCGGCAAGCTCAAGCCCTCGGCCGTGACCGAGAAGCTCATCCGCAAGAACCTGTACCAGCCCGACATGCCTGACGTCGACCTTTTCGTGCGCTCGAGCGGCGAGCAGCGCACCTCGAACTTCCTGCTCTGGGAGTCGGCGTACGCCGAGATGGTGTTCCTCGACACCCTGTGGCCCGACTTCCGTCGCACGCACCTGTGGGAGGCCATCGAGCACTACCAGTCGCGCGATCGCCGGTTCGGAGGGGCTGTGGACAAGCCGACGGCGTGA
- the recO gene encoding DNA repair protein RecO, whose product MPTYRDEVVVLRTHKLGEADRILTLLSRRNGKIRAVAKGVRRTSSKFGSRLEPFMVADVQLFKGRNLDIVQQAESLGSYGAEIVADYDVYTTASAMVETADRLNEAEATPQQYLLLVGGLRSLARGEHSERSVLDSYLLRAMALSGWAPGLTECARCGTIGDHDYFLPQLGGVVCSTCAPAGSPRVARDTVDMLRALMAGEWKTIDAAPGRTIAAASGLVAAYAQFHLERGIRSLSHLESHR is encoded by the coding sequence GTGCCCACCTACCGCGACGAGGTCGTGGTCCTGCGTACCCACAAGCTCGGGGAGGCGGACCGCATCCTCACCCTGCTCAGCCGCCGCAACGGCAAGATCCGCGCGGTCGCGAAGGGCGTACGTCGCACCTCGTCGAAGTTCGGCTCGCGTCTCGAACCGTTCATGGTGGCCGACGTGCAGCTGTTCAAGGGTCGCAACCTCGATATCGTGCAGCAGGCCGAATCGCTCGGGTCGTACGGGGCCGAGATCGTGGCGGACTACGACGTGTACACCACCGCCAGCGCGATGGTCGAGACCGCCGACCGCCTCAACGAGGCCGAGGCGACGCCCCAGCAGTACCTGCTGCTGGTCGGTGGGCTGCGCTCGCTTGCGCGCGGTGAGCACTCCGAGCGCAGCGTGCTCGACTCGTACCTTCTGCGCGCGATGGCCCTGTCGGGGTGGGCGCCCGGCCTGACCGAGTGCGCGCGCTGCGGCACCATCGGCGACCACGACTACTTCCTGCCGCAACTCGGCGGCGTCGTCTGCTCGACCTGCGCCCCCGCGGGTTCGCCGCGCGTCGCTCGCGACACGGTCGACATGCTCCGCGCCCTCATGGCCGGGGAGTGGAAGACGATCGACGCCGCCCCCGGACGCACGATCGCTGCGGCCTCGGGCCTCGTGGCGGCGTACGCGCAGTTCCATCTGGAGCGCGGCATCCGCTCCCTCTCGCACCTGGAGTCGCATCGATGA
- a CDS encoding deoxyguanosinetriphosphate triphosphohydrolase, which yields MAVEASPTVARPLGYDDVDAARFHVENHRSQRDDFARDRARVLHSAALRRLAAKTQVLSPASPADFARNRLTHSLEVAQVGRELATALQLSPDVVDTACLSHDLGHPPFGHNGERALNEWAEDIGGFEGNAQTLRILTRLEPKSFGADGEPYGLNLTRASLDATCKYPWTVDEPVPDPGGRLKFGVYPDDEPVFHWMRGGAPARQRCIEAEVMDLSDDIAYSVHDFEDAMVNRYVDPARLASRVGREGLLDAIQRWVGYDFVRDDLAAGLERLMAMPEWITSFDGTRPALARLKNLTSDLIGRFARAATAATREAYPADELTRYRAHVIVPAEVEVEMAVLKGIIGATVVSIDGRKVLYREQRHVLKRLASALWENPGALDALHAPDFAAATDDAARRRVVVDQVASLTDQLAIAWHGRLVGEVDAAELGVWAPGARAARGADA from the coding sequence GTGGCGGTTGAGGCGTCGCCGACGGTCGCCCGACCGCTCGGCTACGACGACGTCGACGCGGCGCGCTTCCACGTCGAGAACCACCGCTCCCAGCGCGACGACTTCGCGCGCGACCGTGCGCGCGTGCTGCACTCGGCGGCGCTGCGCCGACTCGCGGCCAAAACCCAGGTGCTGAGCCCCGCGAGCCCCGCCGACTTCGCCCGCAACCGCCTCACGCACTCGCTCGAGGTCGCGCAGGTGGGGCGTGAGCTCGCGACGGCCCTGCAGCTGTCGCCCGACGTCGTCGACACCGCGTGCCTGAGTCACGACCTCGGCCACCCGCCGTTCGGCCACAACGGCGAGCGTGCGCTCAACGAATGGGCCGAAGACATCGGCGGGTTCGAGGGCAACGCGCAGACCCTGCGCATCCTCACCCGCCTCGAGCCGAAGTCGTTCGGCGCCGACGGCGAGCCGTACGGCCTCAACCTCACCCGCGCGAGCCTCGACGCCACGTGCAAGTACCCGTGGACGGTCGACGAGCCGGTGCCCGACCCGGGCGGACGCTTGAAGTTCGGCGTGTACCCCGACGACGAGCCGGTGTTCCACTGGATGCGCGGCGGAGCCCCCGCCCGCCAGCGCTGTATCGAGGCCGAGGTCATGGACCTCTCGGACGACATCGCCTACTCGGTGCACGACTTCGAAGACGCGATGGTCAACCGTTACGTCGACCCGGCCCGCCTCGCCTCGCGCGTCGGTCGCGAGGGGCTGCTCGACGCGATCCAGCGCTGGGTGGGCTACGACTTCGTGCGCGACGACCTCGCCGCGGGCCTCGAGCGCCTCATGGCCATGCCCGAATGGATCACCTCGTTCGACGGCACGCGCCCTGCGCTCGCGCGGCTGAAGAACCTCACGTCCGACTTGATCGGCCGCTTCGCACGCGCCGCCACCGCGGCCACGCGCGAGGCGTATCCCGCCGACGAGCTGACCCGCTACCGCGCCCACGTCATCGTGCCGGCCGAGGTCGAGGTCGAGATGGCGGTGCTCAAGGGCATCATCGGCGCCACCGTCGTCTCGATCGACGGCCGCAAGGTGCTGTACCGCGAGCAGCGCCACGTGCTCAAGCGCCTGGCATCCGCCCTCTGGGAGAACCCCGGCGCCCTCGACGCCCTGCACGCCCCCGACTTCGCCGCGGCCACCGATGACGCCGCGCGCCGCCGCGTCGTTGTCGACCAGGTCGCGAGCCTCACCGACCAGCTCGCGATCGCGTGGCACGGCCGGCTCGTCGGAGAGGTGGATGCCGCCGAGCTCGGCGTCTGGGCTCCCGGCGCCCGCGCCGCCCGGGGAGCGGATGCCTGA
- a CDS encoding DsbA family oxidoreductase, whose translation MTDAIKIDVWSDIACPWCYIGKRNLENGLAATAADDDAPVVEIEYHSFELSPDTPEDFDGGEVDYLSQHKGISPESAREMLDRVTGVAADAGLAYRFDILKHTNTVKAHELLHFAKENGKQLELAEVLMSAYFLEGKHVGRDDDLIALAVEVGLDEAEAREALASQRFRAAVRADQEQARQFGITGVPFFVIDGKYGVSGAQPVEAFSQIARQVWGERREATETADA comes from the coding sequence ATGACGGATGCCATCAAGATCGACGTGTGGAGTGACATCGCCTGCCCCTGGTGCTACATCGGCAAGCGGAACCTCGAGAACGGCCTGGCCGCCACGGCCGCTGACGACGACGCGCCGGTCGTCGAGATCGAGTACCACTCGTTCGAGCTCTCGCCCGACACCCCCGAGGACTTCGACGGGGGAGAGGTCGACTACCTCTCGCAGCACAAGGGCATCTCGCCCGAGTCCGCTCGCGAGATGCTCGACCGCGTGACCGGCGTCGCCGCCGATGCGGGACTCGCGTACCGCTTCGACATCCTCAAGCACACCAACACCGTGAAGGCGCACGAACTGCTGCACTTCGCGAAGGAGAACGGCAAGCAGCTCGAGCTCGCCGAGGTGCTCATGTCGGCGTACTTCCTCGAGGGCAAGCACGTGGGTCGCGACGACGACCTGATCGCCCTCGCCGTCGAGGTCGGTCTCGACGAGGCGGAGGCCCGCGAGGCCCTCGCCTCGCAACGCTTCCGCGCGGCCGTCCGCGCCGACCAGGAGCAGGCCCGCCAGTTCGGCATCACCGGTGTGCCCTTCTTCGTCATCGACGGCAAATACGGCGTGAGCGGCGCGCAGCCGGTCGAGGCCTTCAGCCAGATCGCCCGCCAGGTGTGGGGCGAGCGTCGCGAGGCCACGGAGACCGCCGACGCGTGA